ATAAACTAAAAGAACAGTTGAACAAGTTTAATAGTAGCTTTAAACATAAAGACTGTTCTTGGTCTTTTTGTTAAAAAGAGGGTGATTGGTGTAATCAGCACCTATTATTGCAGTTTGCTAAAACTCCTCTTTTGTCGTTTTGCGTTATTCTATCTTAATATAAAACCAATAATGGCAAAACATAAAGAAGGTGTATTATAAATGAGAAGCGATATTACCAAAAAAGGCATTGAAAGGGCTACGCATAGGGCGCTGTATTACTCTATGGGGCATTCCCCGAAGGATTTACAAAAACCCGTTGTCGGCATAGTGAACTCACAGAACGAGACAATGCCTGGCCATATACACTTGGGACAACTCGCTCGGGCTGCCAGAGAGGGGGTAATAGAAGCTGGGGGACTGCCTGTTGAGTTTTCCACTATAGGAATATGTGACGGAATTGCCCAAGGGCATTACGGCATGCATTATTCCCTCGCAAGCAGGGAATTGATAGCGGATACCGTTGAAGCCATGGTGAACGCTCACTCGTATGACGCAATGATCCTGATCACCAACTGTGACAAAATCACTCCTGGAATGCTGATGGCCTGTGTGAGGCTTGATATCCCTGCAATCGTCGTTAACGGTGGTCCCATGTTGACCGGATGTCACAAGGGGAGAAATATGGGATATTCCGATCTCATGTTTACGCAGGGAGAGGTTGCAAAAGGCCGAATGACGGAAGAGGAGCTTGCAGAAATGGAATTAGATGCTCTTCCTGGATGCGGCGCATGTAATCTTCTTGGGACGGCAAATTCTATGAACTACCTGACAGAGGCACTCGGAATGTGTCTTCCGGGATTAAGCTCTATCCCCGCAGTAGCAGGTCAGAGAGTGGCGTTTGCTCGAGAATCAGGCAGAAAAATAATGGAACTCCTTAAAAGAAATATAACTCCCAAACAAATAATAACCGAGAAAGCCCTGGAAAACGCCGTGACTGTGGATCTGGCCATAGGGGGGTCTACTAATACCATCCTTCACCTTACCGCCATAGCGCATGAAGCGGATATAGATTTCGATGTGAACATCTTTTCAGAGTTTTCAAGAAAAGTCCCCCACCTGGTTAAACTTAGCCCTGCGGAAAATGGACACTATCCGGAAGATTTACATAAAGCCGGAGGCATAGGGGCCTTAATGAATCAATTGAATGAGGTTGGGTTGTTAAACGGCGATGCTATGACAGTAAGTGGAAGAAATGTTTCCGCCAACATTAAGGATTTCGAGGTTTATGATCGTGATGTTATAAGGCCATTAGATAATCCCTATTCACATGCCGGCGGACTGCAACTCTTATATGGCAATCTTGCCCCAGAGGGATGTGTTTGCAAACGTGCTGCCGTTAATCCAAAAATGTATGTTCACCGTGGCCCATGCAGGGTGTTCAATCAAGAAGAATCGGCAGTCGAAGCCATATACAGCGGAAAAATAAACCCTGGCGATGTCGTCGTCATCAGATATGAAGGCCCCAAAGGGGGTCCCGGAATGAGGGAAATGCTTACCCCTACAGCGGCTATCGTAGGAATGGGGTTGTCTTGCGAAGTTGCCCTCATAACAGACGGAAGGTTCTCGGGCGGCACCTCAGGCGCAGCAATCGGCCACGTTTCCCCTGAAGCTGCGGAAGGAGGGCCAATAGCCCTTGTTGAGGAAGGCGATATAGTCTCTATAAATATACCAGAAGGGACGATCACCCTCGAGGTTGACGATGAAACTTTGACAGAGAGAAAAAGGCAATGGAAAAAAGTAGAAAAAGAGATTCCGCAGAAGAGTTATCTTTACAGATACTCTCTTATGGTTTCCTCCGCTATGTCTGGGGCTGTATTCGATTTAAAGAAATGACCAAAGAACTTTGTGTTCGCATAAGTGGCAGGCTTGATAACGAAGGGAAAAGATTACGTTTCAACGTTGAAGACATATTTTCATGATGCGCCAAGATTGCGAAGTCAGGTTAAACGTAATGCTATTTGAAGAATGCCATTGCGGCATAGCCTGAATCTGCTCTCTGGTCTTGCACTACCTGTGGTTTTCATGATAAGGTTTTGCTAACAGTGGCTCTTTGTTGTTATAAAAACAAAGGTGATTGTGAGTAGTTTAGATAAATCTAACATTTTTGTAGTAAGCTAATTCGATGCTTATGATCGGTTCTTGTATTATTTAGTCAGCGATTATGAAGTTCGCCCTCTTTTGGTTGAAAGTGACATTAGGATTTCTTATTTGCGGTCGGAGAGGTATTTCAATTGCAATGAATACAAATTTTTTCGGAGGCGAGGCAGATGAAGATCGCATCTAAGGCACACACCCTTTCCGTGGATGGGGTAGTCAAAGAACTCGAGACTGACGTTCAGAGAGGCCTGAGCAGCGACGAGGCACGACGCAGGCTGGAGGAATTTGGGCCGAACGAATTGATGGAAAAACCTCGTCCTGGTTTTTTAAAGTTGCTCTTCGATCAGTTCAACAACTTTTTGATAATTATATTGATAGTAGCAGCAGCGGTCTCCATGCTCTTGGGCGAAACTATTGATGCCTTGGCTATAATTGCGATCATTGCCCTGAATGCGATCTTGGGCGTGACACAAGAATCCAAAGCGGAACAGGCTTTGGCGGCGCTAAAGAAAATGGCGGCTCCGGTCGCCAGCGTCATCCGCGACGGTCATCAAATAACCGTCCCAGCCAGTGAGCTCGTCCCTGGAGACGTGATAGTGCTGGAAGCCGGCAATTACGTTCCGGCCGACCTTCGCTTAGTGGAGACCGTAAACCTGAAGATTGACGAAGCGTCTCTTACGGGAGAGTCGGTGCCGGTCGATAAAGCAGCGTCGCTTGTGCTCGATGAGGAGTCCCCCTTGGGAGACAGGAAAAACTGCGCCTTTATGGGCACCATGATCACGTACGGCAGGGGCAAAGGGGTCGTCGTGGCGACAGGCATGGAGACTCAGATAGGCCTCATAGCTGAGATGCTTCAGTCTTACGAGGAAGAACCGACTCCGCTGCAGCAGAGGTTGGATCAGCTGGGTAAATGGCTCGGGACGGCATGTTTGGTCATATGCGCGGTTATTTTCTTTATTGGCCTCTTCAGGGATACAGACTTAGCGCTGTTGGGCGAGGGCATAAGGACGTATTTGAGCACCTACGAGCACCAAGTCGTCCTGTTGTTCATGACCGCCGTCAGCCTCGCCATAGCGGCTGTGCCCGAGGGGTTGCCCGCTGTTGTCACGATATGCTTAGCGCTCGGGATGCAGCGCATGGTGAAAAGACACGCCCTGATAAGGAGGCTTCCTGCAGTCGAGACCTTAGGCTGCACGACGGTGATATGCTCCGATAAGACCGGAACGCTTACTCAAAACGAGATGACAGTTGTTAAGACGTGGACCGGCGATGGCTGGCTTCAAGTCACTGGCGAAGGATACAATCCGAAGGGCGAATTCTTGAACGAAAATTCCCCGCAAGAACCTCATCAACATGTCGCATCGTCGTTTCTGCTTTATGGTTCGCTATTGTGCAATGACGCCAAGTTGGAAGAGGTGGAAAGTCCGGATGGAAAGCGCGCCTGGCGTATGGTTGGCGACCCGACGGAGGGGGCTTTGGTCGTGGCCGCAGCAAAATCTGGGCTATGGCGCGAAGAGGTCGAAAAAATCCTCCCAAGAGTGGCCGAGATACCCTTCGACTCTGAGCGTAAGCGCATGACCACAATCCATAAGCCCAGCGGAGAAGCGCCGCAAGGCTTAAGGGGTCATGCCCTTTGGGAGCATCTTCCGAACTCTTATATCGCATTTGTGAAGGGCGCCCCCGATATCGTGCTCGATCTGTGCAATGGCATTTTGGGAGCCGACGGACGGGTTTCTCCCGTTACAGAAGACGTCCGGAGCCAGGTATTGGGGGTCAACAAAGAAATGGCCAATCAGGCCTTGCGGGTGTTAGCCGTGGCCTATCGCCCTCTGGAGTCGGTGCCTGAGCCGTGCACGCCGGATGTCGTCGAAAAGGATCTCGTCTTCGTCGGTCTGTTGGGCATGATCGATCCGGCGCGCCCTGAGGTCAAAGAGGCCATAAAGGTGGCCAAGGAAGCTGGCCTCAAGACTGTGATGGTGACGGGTGACTACAAAGATACTGCCACTGCTATCGCCAGGGAAATAGGCCTCCTAACGCCCAACGGGAGGGTATTGTCCGGCCAGGAGATAGATCGCCTAAGCGACGACGAATTTGTAGCTATAGCAAATCAGATAGACGTTTGCGCAAGGGTTTCTCCGCAGCACAAAGTCAAGATCGTGGATGCGTTAAAAGCTTGTGAACATGTGGTAGCCATGACCGGCGACGGCGTCAACGATGCTCCTGCCCTGAAGCGCGCAGACATCGGCGTGGCAATGGGGATAACGGGCACAGATGTGACCAAGGAGACGGCCGATATGGTCTTGACGGATGATAACTATGCCAGCATTGTGGCCGCCGTGGAAGAAGGGCGCATTATCTACTCTAACATCAGGAAGTTTGTATTTTTCCTCGTCTCCTGCAATGTGGGGGAGATATTGATCATCTTCCTGGCAATGCTCACTGGCCTCCCCATCCCACTGCAGCCCATCCAGCTTCTGTGGTTGAATTTGGTCACCGATGGCGCCCCGGCCCTCGCCTTAGGCCTCGAGAAGGGCGAACCGGACATCATGAAGCGCCCTCCGCGTCCTCCGAAGGAGCCCGTCATAAACAAAGATATGCGTTTAGGGATAGTAGTTCAGGGTATAGCCATGACGGCCGCGATTTTGGCCTCCTTCGTTTATGGCCTTAAGGCTTTCCCGGGGCACGTGGAAGGTGCGCAGACCATGGCCTTCGCTACCCTCGTCTTGTCCGAACTGCTTCGAGCCTTCACCTCCAGGTCCGAGCACTACTCGGTATTTTCTATAGGGGTGGCCTCCAATCGCTGGATGGTTCTCGCCGTAGGTAGTTCCCTCCTCCTGCTCTTGGCCGTCATGTACGTGCCCTTCCTGCAGCCGGTTTTTAGCACCGTACCATTGGGAGCGAGCCACTGGTTGACCATACTGCCCTTTGCCTTTGTGGCTCCTGTGGCGGCCGAGGTCACAAAGGTTTTTCTGCGGCGGCGGTATGCTAAATGGCTCGAGGAGAGCGCGTAGAGTGTATAATTGTCATGTTGATGAGGTTCTCTTGACGAATGCTGCGGAGGCCTTTGGCAAGATTAGAGCAAAGCCTCCGGAAGTTGACCCAAAGCGAAGGTTGTCCCATTTTTTAATGGGCGACCTTCGCTCAAGATTGAATATGGCGGGGCATTCTCGACCATTTAGCAAAGGGTGATGTGATGACATTTCAAATCCTTGCAATAAACGCAGATCTTGATGGCATTATGATCGGCTACTTCATTGACAAAGAAGAAATATGGCGAGATTTTATCCCGCCTCTAAAGGACGTCTTATCGCCAAGGGAGGGGTATGAACGCGAGTTAGAGCTCACGAGGAGGGTCCTCAGCCATCGCGGCGTTGAGGCAGAAAGCCTTTCGGCTGTAGTGGGGAGTGCCGGCGTAATAGGTTCGGTGCCGGCCGGCGTTTTCGCGATTGGGGAACGGTTGTTTGAGACATTGCTGAAAGATCGACACCCGTCGAGCATGGGTGGCGCATTGGCTTACGCCGTTTCGCAGCCCTTTGGCATCCCTGCTTTAGTTGTCGATCCGGTTTCGGTAGATGAGATGGACGACGTCGCAAGGGTGACAGGCTTGCCTGAGCTCGTGCGATTGCCGTATGATCACGCCTTAGCCTGTAGAGCTTTGGCGCGTCGTGCAGCTTCGGACTTGGGCAAAGAATGGTCAAAGGTTAACCTCGTAGTGGCATACCTGGACTCGGCTTTCAGCGTCTGTGTCTTCAAAGGAGGACGCATGGCATATGTCAACAACCCCGACGACAGTGGTCCATTCTCTACAAAGAAAGCCGGTGGCATTGTGGCGCTCGATTTAGCCCGTATGGCCTACAGCGGCCAATATTCCAGAGATCAGTTGGTGAAGAGGCTCACGGCGGAGGGGGGCATGGCGGCCCACTTAGGGACCGCCGATTTGGCTTCGGTTAGAAGGCGCATCGAGTCCGGTGACGAGAAAGCGAGCCTCGTTTACGAGGCCATGGCCTATAATGTTGCCAAGGAGATAGGTTCCTGTGCGGCCATCCTGAAGGGCGAGGTAGATGCCGTCGTTATCTCCGGCGAAGTGGTGCGCGATGCCCGTTTCGTCGCCCATATTCAGGATAGAGTGCGGTGGATCGCTCCCATCCTTTGCTATTCGGGGAGGCAGGAGCTATTGGCCCTCGCTGAGGGGGCCTTGCGCGCTTTAACCGGCGTGGAGCCGGTTGGTGAATTCGGCAACCGCATAGCCTCTTGACCTATAACGTTTTGGTCCATTTGAATACGTTAGTTTAGAAATATATTAGTTTAGATGGGAGGATTTTAGATGAAAGAATTGCACTCTCTTGTTGAGCTGTTGGCATACGCCAAAGAGGTAGGCCCTAAAAGGGTCAGCGTGGCCAGGGCTGAGGACGCCGACGTCTTAGAAGCGGTCGATAGGGCACAAAAAGAGGGGATAGCCGAGGTCATCCTGGTAGGCAACGCCGACAAGATCACAGAAACTGCACGAAGCCTCGGTATCGACCTTTCTCGCTTTCGCCTCGTAGACGCGAGAGGGAGCGAAGTTGAGGTAGGCCTCACAGCCGTCGAGCTCGTCTCATCGGGTCAAGCGGACATCCTGATGAAGGGCATGATTCAGACGGCGAATTTCTTGAGAGGCGTGTTAGACAAGGAGAAGGGATTGCGCACGGGCTCCCTCCTTTCTCACACCTATATACATCAGATTGAGGGTTACGACAGGATTTTCTTCATCTGCGATCCGGCCTTCAACATCGCCCCCGACCTCGATGCCAAGGTTAAAATATTGAACAATACGGTGAACCTGGCCCATTCTTTTGGTATCGATAAGCCGAAGGTAGCGGTGCTCGCCGCCGTGGAAGTGGTGAATCCCGATATGCCGTGCACGTTGGAGGCTGCTGCTTTGGTCCAGATGAACCGCCGGGGCCAAATAAAGGGATGCGTCATCGATGGCCCGCTTGCTCTCGACAACGCGGTAAACGTGGAGGCCGCAAGGCACAAAGGGATCACCTCGGAGGTGGCAGGGCAGGCCGATATACTTCTCGTTCCCGACATAGAAGCTGGCAACCTCTTGGCGAAGTCCATCGTTTACTTTGCACCTAACAAGACGGCCGGCTTGGTCTTGGGTGCCAAAGCGCCTGTTGTGCTGACGAGCAGGACCGACTCCCCCGAGACTAAGCTGCTCTCCATTGCCTCAGCCGTGGTCTTGTCCTCCTATAAGGCATGAGCGGCGATTTCAAAATCCTCGCCATCAACCCGGGCTCGACGAGCACCAAAGTGGCCCTCTTTGAGGGAGAGCGGGAGCTGTGGAACATCACTCAACGCTACGATGTCGGCACACTCAAAGCCTTCCCCAATGTCATGGCGCAGGAGGATTTTCGCCTTGGCGAGATCGAGCTCGTTCTAAAGCAGCAAAATGCTGTCCTTGAGGAGATCGATGCCTTTGTGGGGAGAGGCGGCGTTTTGAGGCCCATTCCCGGTGGTACCTACGCCGTAAACGAAAGGATGCTCGATGACTTGCGAAGCTGCCGTTATGGAGCGCATGCAAGCAATTTGGGCGCGCCCATCGCCTGGAGACTCGCATGCAAATCCGGGGACAAGCCTTCTTTTATCGTTGATCCGGTCGTTGTGGACGAGATGGACGACATCGCGCGCATCTCCGGGCTCCCCGAGGCCCCTCGCAGGTCCATCTTTCATGCGCTGAACCAGAAATTCATGGCCAGGCGCCTTGCCGCAGAGCTCGGGCTGGATTACGAGAATGCGAAAATTATAGTAACCCACATGGGCGGGGGTGTCTCTGTGGGCGTTCATAATAAGGGGCGCGTCGTAGATGTGTATAACGCCCTTGAAGGCGACGGTCCTTTTGCTCCCGAGAGGGCCGGCATCCTTCCGAACTGCGGTTTTGTCGATATGTGTTACAGCGGCAACTATACCTTTGAGCAGGTGCAGCGCAGGATAGCTGGCGAGGGGGGTATGGCGGCCCACTTGGGGACCAACGACCTGAGAGAGGTTGAGCGCCGGATCCGGTCCGGCGACGAGAAGGCGCGCCTTGTCTATGAAGCTATGGCGTACCAGATCATTAGGGCCATAGGCGCATCGGCGACCGTTGTCAACGGCGAGGTGGATGCCATATTGCTCACGGGCGGCATCGCCCACAGCGAAGCGTTCGTCGAACTCATTAAAGACAGAGTTAGCTTTATAGCTCCGGTCTACGTCCGTCCGGGCGAAGAGGAGATGCAAGCTTTGGTCCAAGGGGCCTTGCGCGTCTTGCGCGGCGTCGAGGAGGCCAAGGAATACTGACCGGGAAGTTCCTTCCCGTCGAGGGAAGAGCGGTTCATTGAAGTCAAGATTATCTTGCAGGAGGATGACTGCACTATGGTTAAAAATTGTAGCGGTATAGGACAATTTAGGAGGGGCACATTTGATAAGATACTTCTCGGTCCTGGCCCCAGCACTGTAGAATCTCGGGTTCTGAGGGCTCTTTCCGAACCTACCATGGGCTATCTGGATTCGGATTTCCTGGCCATCATGGACGAGACGAAGAACCTGCTGAAGTACGTCTTCCAGACGGAAAACGACCTCGCGATAGCCGTCTCCGGCACGGGGAGCGCCGGCATGGAGACCGCATGTGTAAATATGATAGAACCCGGGGACAAGGTCATCGTCTGCGTCCATGGCTACTTCGGCCAACGCCTGGCCCAGGTGGCCGAACGATGTGGTGCTGATGTGGTCACAATATCGTCTCCCTGGGGTCGTCCTGTGGATCCAGAGGACGTAAGGAAGGCGATCAAGGCTGCGCCTGGGGCTAAGGCCCTCGGTATTGTCCACGCCGAGACGTCGACGGGCGTGCTTCAGCCTCTGGGAGACATCGCCAAAATAGCCCACGACGCCGGCCTTTTCATGATAGTGGATGCCGTCACATCGCTCGGCGGAGTGGAGGTGCCCGTCGAGAAGTTCAGCCTCGATGTTGTGTATAGCGGCTCGCAGAAGTGTTTAGGAGCACCTCCAGGCTTGGCACCTCTCACCGCAAACGGCCGTGCCATGGAGGCCATAAAGAAGAGAAAAGTGCCGGTGCAGAGCTGGTATTTTGACCTTACATTGCTTGCCCGCTACTGGGGAGACGAAAGGCTCTATCATCACACCGCTCCGGCCAACATGATTTATGCGTTGAACGAGTCGTTGAGGATCGTGGCCGAAGAGGGGATAGAGAAGAGATGGGAGCGCCACCTCAAAAACGCGAAGGCCCTGGCGGCAGGGCTCGAGGCGATGGGGTTAAAACTCTTGGTGGATGAACCGTACAGGCTACCTTCGCTCATAACCGTGAGAGTCCCCGAGGGAATAG
This genomic window from Acetomicrobium sp. S15 = DSM 107314 contains:
- a CDS encoding phosphate butyryltransferase codes for the protein MKELHSLVELLAYAKEVGPKRVSVARAEDADVLEAVDRAQKEGIAEVILVGNADKITETARSLGIDLSRFRLVDARGSEVEVGLTAVELVSSGQADILMKGMIQTANFLRGVLDKEKGLRTGSLLSHTYIHQIEGYDRIFFICDPAFNIAPDLDAKVKILNNTVNLAHSFGIDKPKVAVLAAVEVVNPDMPCTLEAAALVQMNRRGQIKGCVIDGPLALDNAVNVEAARHKGITSEVAGQADILLVPDIEAGNLLAKSIVYFAPNKTAGLVLGAKAPVVLTSRTDSPETKLLSIASAVVLSSYKA
- a CDS encoding pyridoxal-phosphate-dependent aminotransferase family protein yields the protein MVKNCSGIGQFRRGTFDKILLGPGPSTVESRVLRALSEPTMGYLDSDFLAIMDETKNLLKYVFQTENDLAIAVSGTGSAGMETACVNMIEPGDKVIVCVHGYFGQRLAQVAERCGADVVTISSPWGRPVDPEDVRKAIKAAPGAKALGIVHAETSTGVLQPLGDIAKIAHDAGLFMIVDAVTSLGGVEVPVEKFSLDVVYSGSQKCLGAPPGLAPLTANGRAMEAIKKRKVPVQSWYFDLTLLARYWGDERLYHHTAPANMIYALNESLRIVAEEGIEKRWERHLKNAKALAAGLEAMGLKLLVDEPYRLPSLITVRVPEGIDEAALRKQLMSVYGIEVGSGLGELKGKILRIGLMGSSSNSRNIILLLAALGSILRSMGFAADLTASLDAARSA
- a CDS encoding calcium-translocating P-type ATPase, SERCA-type; translation: MKIASKAHTLSVDGVVKELETDVQRGLSSDEARRRLEEFGPNELMEKPRPGFLKLLFDQFNNFLIIILIVAAAVSMLLGETIDALAIIAIIALNAILGVTQESKAEQALAALKKMAAPVASVIRDGHQITVPASELVPGDVIVLEAGNYVPADLRLVETVNLKIDEASLTGESVPVDKAASLVLDEESPLGDRKNCAFMGTMITYGRGKGVVVATGMETQIGLIAEMLQSYEEEPTPLQQRLDQLGKWLGTACLVICAVIFFIGLFRDTDLALLGEGIRTYLSTYEHQVVLLFMTAVSLAIAAVPEGLPAVVTICLALGMQRMVKRHALIRRLPAVETLGCTTVICSDKTGTLTQNEMTVVKTWTGDGWLQVTGEGYNPKGEFLNENSPQEPHQHVASSFLLYGSLLCNDAKLEEVESPDGKRAWRMVGDPTEGALVVAAAKSGLWREEVEKILPRVAEIPFDSERKRMTTIHKPSGEAPQGLRGHALWEHLPNSYIAFVKGAPDIVLDLCNGILGADGRVSPVTEDVRSQVLGVNKEMANQALRVLAVAYRPLESVPEPCTPDVVEKDLVFVGLLGMIDPARPEVKEAIKVAKEAGLKTVMVTGDYKDTATAIAREIGLLTPNGRVLSGQEIDRLSDDEFVAIANQIDVCARVSPQHKVKIVDALKACEHVVAMTGDGVNDAPALKRADIGVAMGITGTDVTKETADMVLTDDNYASIVAAVEEGRIIYSNIRKFVFFLVSCNVGEILIIFLAMLTGLPIPLQPIQLLWLNLVTDGAPALALGLEKGEPDIMKRPPRPPKEPVINKDMRLGIVVQGIAMTAAILASFVYGLKAFPGHVEGAQTMAFATLVLSELLRAFTSRSEHYSVFSIGVASNRWMVLAVGSSLLLLLAVMYVPFLQPVFSTVPLGASHWLTILPFAFVAPVAAEVTKVFLRRRYAKWLEESA
- the buk gene encoding butyrate kinase; its protein translation is MSGDFKILAINPGSTSTKVALFEGERELWNITQRYDVGTLKAFPNVMAQEDFRLGEIELVLKQQNAVLEEIDAFVGRGGVLRPIPGGTYAVNERMLDDLRSCRYGAHASNLGAPIAWRLACKSGDKPSFIVDPVVVDEMDDIARISGLPEAPRRSIFHALNQKFMARRLAAELGLDYENAKIIVTHMGGGVSVGVHNKGRVVDVYNALEGDGPFAPERAGILPNCGFVDMCYSGNYTFEQVQRRIAGEGGMAAHLGTNDLREVERRIRSGDEKARLVYEAMAYQIIRAIGASATVVNGEVDAILLTGGIAHSEAFVELIKDRVSFIAPVYVRPGEEEMQALVQGALRVLRGVEEAKEY
- the ilvD gene encoding dihydroxy-acid dehydratase; this translates as MRSDITKKGIERATHRALYYSMGHSPKDLQKPVVGIVNSQNETMPGHIHLGQLARAAREGVIEAGGLPVEFSTIGICDGIAQGHYGMHYSLASRELIADTVEAMVNAHSYDAMILITNCDKITPGMLMACVRLDIPAIVVNGGPMLTGCHKGRNMGYSDLMFTQGEVAKGRMTEEELAEMELDALPGCGACNLLGTANSMNYLTEALGMCLPGLSSIPAVAGQRVAFARESGRKIMELLKRNITPKQIITEKALENAVTVDLAIGGSTNTILHLTAIAHEADIDFDVNIFSEFSRKVPHLVKLSPAENGHYPEDLHKAGGIGALMNQLNEVGLLNGDAMTVSGRNVSANIKDFEVYDRDVIRPLDNPYSHAGGLQLLYGNLAPEGCVCKRAAVNPKMYVHRGPCRVFNQEESAVEAIYSGKINPGDVVVIRYEGPKGGPGMREMLTPTAAIVGMGLSCEVALITDGRFSGGTSGAAIGHVSPEAAEGGPIALVEEGDIVSINIPEGTITLEVDDETLTERKRQWKKVEKEIPQKSYLYRYSLMVSSAMSGAVFDLKK
- the buk gene encoding butyrate kinase, producing MTFQILAINADLDGIMIGYFIDKEEIWRDFIPPLKDVLSPREGYERELELTRRVLSHRGVEAESLSAVVGSAGVIGSVPAGVFAIGERLFETLLKDRHPSSMGGALAYAVSQPFGIPALVVDPVSVDEMDDVARVTGLPELVRLPYDHALACRALARRAASDLGKEWSKVNLVVAYLDSAFSVCVFKGGRMAYVNNPDDSGPFSTKKAGGIVALDLARMAYSGQYSRDQLVKRLTAEGGMAAHLGTADLASVRRRIESGDEKASLVYEAMAYNVAKEIGSCAAILKGEVDAVVISGEVVRDARFVAHIQDRVRWIAPILCYSGRQELLALAEGALRALTGVEPVGEFGNRIAS